One genomic segment of Sanyastnella coralliicola includes these proteins:
- a CDS encoding nucleoside triphosphate pyrophosphohydrolase family protein: MDQKQTKPFAEIVDHVREFHDAFMIGNAYEPTAEIGVDQVALRHRLMHEENEEYLEAAQNGDLVEIADALGDQLYILCGTILKHGLQDKIVEVFEEIQRSNMSKLDANGKPVMREDGKILKSDLYFKPDIASILQMEKQIQE, translated from the coding sequence ATGGACCAGAAACAAACGAAACCTTTTGCGGAGATCGTAGACCACGTGCGTGAGTTTCATGATGCTTTCATGATTGGCAATGCATACGAACCTACCGCTGAAATCGGCGTTGACCAGGTAGCCCTTCGTCATCGTTTGATGCATGAAGAGAATGAAGAGTATCTAGAGGCAGCTCAGAATGGAGATCTTGTAGAGATTGCTGACGCCTTGGGTGATCAGCTCTATATTCTTTGTGGTACCATCTTAAAGCACGGGTTGCAGGACAAGATCGTAGAGGTGTTCGAAGAGATTCAACGCAGCAACATGTCGAAACTTGACGCCAACGGAAAACCGGTAATGCGTGAAGACGGCAAGATCTTGAAGAGTGACTTGTACTTCAAACCAGACATTGCATCTATTCTCCAAATGGAGAAGCAGATTCAGGAATAG